Proteins encoded in a region of the Leifsonia sp. PS1209 genome:
- a CDS encoding ABC transporter substrate-binding protein, whose product MRKHLIYAAAALAASTALVLSGCSGGGSGDGKSPIVVGSVNTKSGAATFPEASLAAAAVFKDQNAKGGINGHPIDYKALDDKGDPATASANAREIVGSDEAVAMVGSASLIECEINAKYYEQQKILSIPGVGVDTGCFDSPNISPANVGPFNDMTLTLYWGSEVAKLDNICVLLEIAGSTRPAYQKAIDKWTEITGKKPLYVDDTVPYGASDYTPYIVKAKDAGCKALAINPVEPDAIAQVKAANAQGWKDVNWLYLTSVYSDNFAKAVSDAGAGIYVPAEFYPFTDASSDINKDWRDLMTKNDIPLTSFSQGGYLAAKYFIEVAKGIKGDVTRDSVTKALHDMKPIENPMVGTPYTFGTAKVHDGNTAGWPIKLVTGKNAWELNGDDWITIPKK is encoded by the coding sequence ATGAGGAAACACCTGATCTACGCGGCGGCGGCGCTCGCGGCATCAACAGCACTCGTGCTGAGCGGCTGCAGCGGCGGAGGCAGCGGCGACGGCAAGTCCCCGATCGTGGTCGGATCGGTCAACACCAAGAGCGGCGCAGCCACGTTCCCCGAGGCATCGCTCGCCGCCGCTGCGGTCTTCAAAGACCAGAACGCCAAGGGCGGCATCAACGGCCACCCGATCGACTACAAGGCGCTCGACGACAAGGGCGACCCGGCCACCGCATCCGCCAACGCCCGGGAGATCGTCGGCAGCGACGAGGCCGTGGCGATGGTCGGCTCGGCGAGCCTGATCGAGTGCGAGATCAACGCCAAGTACTACGAGCAGCAGAAGATCCTCTCCATCCCGGGCGTCGGGGTGGACACCGGCTGCTTCGACAGCCCCAACATCTCGCCGGCCAACGTCGGGCCGTTCAACGACATGACCCTCACCCTGTACTGGGGCTCCGAGGTCGCCAAGCTCGACAACATCTGCGTGCTGCTGGAGATCGCGGGAAGCACCCGCCCCGCCTACCAGAAGGCCATCGACAAGTGGACCGAGATCACCGGCAAGAAGCCGCTCTACGTCGACGACACGGTGCCGTACGGGGCCAGCGACTACACGCCGTACATCGTGAAGGCGAAGGACGCCGGCTGCAAGGCTCTCGCGATCAACCCGGTCGAGCCGGACGCCATCGCCCAGGTCAAGGCGGCGAACGCGCAGGGCTGGAAGGACGTGAACTGGCTCTACCTGACCAGCGTGTACAGCGACAACTTCGCCAAGGCGGTCAGCGATGCGGGAGCCGGGATCTACGTCCCCGCCGAGTTCTACCCGTTCACCGACGCATCCAGTGACATCAACAAGGACTGGCGCGACCTGATGACCAAGAACGACATCCCGCTCACCTCGTTCTCGCAGGGCGGATACCTCGCGGCCAAGTACTTCATCGAGGTCGCGAAGGGCATCAAGGGCGATGTGACGAGGGACTCGGTCACGAAGGCTCTGCACGACATGAAGCCGATCGAGAACCCGATGGTCGGAACGCCGTACACGTTCGGCACGGCCAAGGTGCACGACGGGAACACCGCGGGCTGGCCGATCAAGCTCGTCACCGGCAAGAACGCCTGGGAGCTGAACGGCGACGACTGGATCACCATCCCGAAGAAGTGA
- a CDS encoding nuclear transport factor 2 family protein, whose protein sequence is MTRNHDIIAAHYAASDRGDIDGMLAPLAADARWTEMAGFPYAGTYIGPDEVRAGVFERIGAEWDGYTAAITDLVDGGDTIVGLGTYSGTNRATGRFFEARVAHVWRLADGKVVAFEQFTDTALVRDAVQ, encoded by the coding sequence ATGACACGCAATCACGACATCATCGCGGCGCACTACGCCGCCTCCGACCGCGGAGACATCGACGGGATGCTCGCCCCGCTCGCCGCCGACGCCCGCTGGACCGAGATGGCCGGGTTCCCGTACGCGGGCACGTACATCGGACCGGACGAGGTGCGCGCGGGCGTCTTCGAACGCATCGGTGCCGAGTGGGACGGCTACACGGCCGCCATCACCGACCTCGTCGACGGCGGGGACACCATCGTCGGCCTCGGCACGTACAGCGGCACCAACAGGGCCACCGGCCGCTTCTTCGAGGCCCGCGTCGCCCACGTCTGGCGGCTCGCGGACGGCAAGGTCGTCGCGTTCGAGCAGTTCACGGACACCGCGCTGGTCCGGGATGCGGTGCAGTAG
- a CDS encoding branched-chain amino acid ABC transporter permease — translation MLQGALAGLAAGGLYAVLAVCLTLMSRLVRVVNFSQAATGMFGGFVAVWLVSHGGWPIWLGSLAGVLIGGALSALIGLIIATWLPEADTTTRSAVTVGPLLLLISLSFILFGNKPQPFSPILSGPAFSIGGVVVSQVTVATVVLAVVVAVACRLVLTRTSIGTKLRALSERPTTAELIGIPAKPLSVAVWAVTGLISALVIIIVAPSQSNDATSLSMLIVPASAAALLGAFKRLDLAVIGGLVLGLLSGLVAQIDEVSFIRNFLPFLFIIGFLLWTQRKEVWDAAR, via the coding sequence ATGCTGCAGGGCGCCCTCGCCGGCCTCGCCGCCGGTGGACTGTACGCCGTGCTCGCGGTGTGCCTCACCCTGATGTCCCGCCTGGTGCGGGTGGTCAACTTCTCCCAGGCCGCGACCGGGATGTTCGGCGGATTCGTCGCCGTGTGGCTGGTGAGTCACGGCGGCTGGCCGATCTGGCTCGGCTCGCTGGCCGGCGTGCTCATCGGCGGGGCTCTGAGCGCCCTGATCGGGCTGATCATCGCCACCTGGCTGCCGGAGGCGGACACCACGACACGCTCGGCGGTGACGGTGGGGCCGCTGCTGCTGCTCATCTCGCTGTCGTTCATCCTGTTCGGCAACAAGCCGCAGCCGTTCAGCCCCATACTCTCCGGCCCGGCGTTCTCCATCGGCGGCGTGGTGGTCAGCCAGGTGACGGTCGCGACCGTCGTGCTCGCCGTCGTCGTGGCCGTGGCCTGCCGGCTGGTGCTCACCCGCACCTCGATCGGCACCAAGCTGCGCGCACTGTCGGAGCGGCCGACGACGGCCGAGCTGATCGGCATCCCGGCCAAGCCGCTAAGTGTCGCAGTGTGGGCGGTCACCGGGCTCATCTCCGCCCTGGTCATCATCATCGTCGCCCCGTCGCAGTCGAACGACGCGACCAGCCTGTCGATGCTCATCGTGCCGGCGTCGGCGGCGGCGCTGCTCGGCGCGTTCAAACGGCTCGACCTCGCCGTGATCGGCGGCCTCGTGCTCGGGCTGCTCAGCGGCCTGGTGGCGCAGATCGACGAGGTGTCGTTCATCCGGAACTTCCTGCCGTTCCTGTTCATCATCGGATTCCTGCTGTGGACGCAGCGCAAGGAGGTGTGGGATGCGGCGCGTTAG
- a CDS encoding ATP-binding cassette domain-containing protein encodes MRRVSGTPAARIALPFIVGAVGLGAGYALSVSLSGYFVFLAVSAVVAAIAILGLGIVTGSAGMIALCQLTFAAVGAWIVSLLNVLNAPGGFIVWLIVGGLAAGVVGVLVGLPALRLRGVNLAVVTLGFAAAADVTLVQIQFPGSTDGISVLRPDAFSDDRSYFFFSVLVLVVCGIAVYFLQNGRWGSSWKSVAFSERGTASVGASVRSSKLTAFAVSATLGGVSGGLIAGQVGLPFASSFTPIQSLALYVLAIMSGAYLIDMAIFGGIVWIAVPELLKRWGIPQDWGFVIFGVLGVQALTSGSNLGQSIRNAWWKRQAARRPVEVAAPLSDADAVRDAVLSPAQPPAPDPAAAPVLVVEDLGVAFGQVKALNGVSLVVPENTIMGLIGPNGAGKSTFVDAVTGFLPQHTGRVSLDGRDLRGLSATARARLGLRRTFQQDRVPPTLTVDAYVRFVARRRLSTAELDETLAFFGCPTARTRLQNVDVGTRRLVEVAANVLARPRILILDEPAAGLSHEEHLELGARLLQAPARFGMSIVLIEHDLDLVRSVCSSLTVLDFGEVLASGPQAEVLADPAVVKAYMGETEML; translated from the coding sequence ATGCGGCGCGTTAGCGGCACCCCCGCGGCACGGATCGCCCTGCCGTTCATCGTCGGAGCCGTCGGCCTGGGCGCCGGATACGCGCTCAGCGTCTCGCTCTCCGGCTACTTCGTCTTCCTCGCGGTGAGCGCCGTCGTCGCCGCCATCGCGATTCTCGGGCTCGGCATCGTGACCGGCAGCGCCGGGATGATCGCGCTCTGCCAGCTGACGTTCGCCGCGGTGGGAGCGTGGATCGTCTCGCTGCTCAACGTGCTGAACGCGCCGGGCGGGTTCATCGTCTGGCTCATCGTCGGCGGCCTGGCCGCCGGGGTTGTCGGCGTGCTCGTCGGCCTGCCGGCCCTGCGGCTGCGCGGGGTCAACCTCGCGGTGGTCACGCTCGGCTTCGCCGCAGCGGCCGACGTGACGCTGGTGCAGATCCAGTTCCCCGGCTCGACGGACGGCATCTCGGTGCTCCGGCCCGACGCGTTCAGCGACGACCGCTCGTACTTCTTCTTCAGCGTGCTCGTGCTGGTGGTCTGCGGCATCGCGGTGTACTTCCTGCAGAACGGCCGCTGGGGGTCCAGCTGGAAGTCCGTCGCGTTCTCCGAGCGGGGCACGGCCTCTGTCGGAGCGAGCGTGCGCAGCTCCAAGCTCACCGCCTTCGCCGTGAGCGCCACCCTCGGCGGGGTGAGCGGCGGCCTGATCGCCGGGCAGGTGGGGCTGCCGTTCGCGAGCAGCTTCACGCCCATCCAGTCGCTCGCGCTGTACGTGCTGGCGATCATGTCCGGCGCGTACCTGATCGACATGGCGATCTTCGGCGGCATCGTCTGGATCGCCGTGCCGGAGCTGCTGAAGCGCTGGGGCATCCCGCAGGACTGGGGCTTCGTGATCTTCGGTGTGCTCGGCGTGCAGGCGCTGACCAGCGGGTCGAACCTGGGGCAGAGCATCCGGAACGCCTGGTGGAAGCGGCAGGCGGCGCGGCGTCCGGTGGAGGTGGCCGCCCCGCTGTCGGACGCGGACGCGGTGCGGGATGCCGTGCTCTCCCCCGCCCAGCCGCCCGCGCCGGACCCGGCCGCAGCGCCCGTGCTGGTGGTCGAGGACCTCGGCGTGGCCTTCGGGCAGGTGAAGGCGCTGAACGGCGTGAGCCTGGTGGTGCCGGAGAACACGATCATGGGACTCATCGGCCCGAACGGCGCGGGCAAGTCCACGTTCGTGGATGCCGTGACCGGCTTCCTGCCGCAGCACACCGGACGGGTCAGCCTCGACGGCCGCGACCTGCGCGGGCTGTCCGCCACGGCGCGCGCCCGGCTCGGCCTCCGCCGCACCTTCCAGCAGGACAGGGTTCCGCCGACGCTCACGGTCGACGCGTACGTCCGCTTCGTCGCCCGCCGCCGCCTCAGCACGGCCGAGCTCGACGAGACGCTCGCGTTCTTCGGCTGCCCCACCGCCCGCACCCGCCTGCAGAACGTGGATGTGGGCACCAGGCGGCTCGTGGAGGTGGCGGCCAACGTGCTGGCCCGGCCGCGCATCCTGATCCTGGACGAGCCGGCGGCCGGACTGTCGCACGAGGAGCACCTCGAACTCGGAGCACGCTTGCTGCAGGCACCCGCACGGTTCGGGATGTCCATCGTCCTGATCGAGCACGACCTCGACCTGGTGCGCTCCGTCTGCTCGAGCCTCACGGTGCTCGACTTCGGCGAGGTGCTCGCCAGCGGTCCGCAGGCGGAGGTGCTCGCCGACCCCGCCGTCGTGAAGGCGTACATGGGTGAAACGGAGATGCTGTGA
- a CDS encoding alcohol dehydrogenase catalytic domain-containing protein, whose protein sequence is MPGTALPPTSRQVVFPSAGVIETAEQLLPAPGRDDLILRVALVGVCATDLHLLAGHIGDPFPLVPGHEFVGEVAAIGDAAAEARGLAVGDHVAVEMLLPCQVCARCREGRYNLCEADDPASGLPHGRQLGVNIPRTVAPGLWGGYAEHLFVPREAVVHRLPDALPWQRAVLTEPLAVACRAIARGRVAPGESVIVIGPGPVGILAAAAARSAGAGRVIVVGTRANRLELAMRFGADAVVNSRETDPVAAVTSELGGRLADVVIEIAGATAAQQQAVRLVRRGGRVVLAGACGANAPVTFLADEELLTREIDLLPSFLSAGGFEPAIRMLERGDFDYESLVTHRFGLGEVRAAYDVIDRRDGGVLKAVIDPGVSVVSR, encoded by the coding sequence ATGCCAGGCACCGCCCTTCCCCCGACCAGCAGACAGGTGGTCTTCCCGTCCGCTGGTGTGATCGAGACCGCCGAGCAGCTGCTGCCTGCGCCGGGGCGGGACGACCTCATCCTGCGCGTCGCCCTCGTCGGCGTGTGCGCGACGGACCTGCACCTGCTCGCCGGGCACATCGGCGACCCGTTCCCGCTCGTGCCCGGTCACGAGTTCGTCGGGGAGGTCGCGGCCATCGGCGACGCGGCCGCCGAGGCGCGCGGGCTGGCGGTCGGCGACCACGTCGCCGTCGAGATGCTGCTGCCCTGCCAGGTCTGCGCGCGCTGCCGCGAAGGCCGCTACAACCTGTGCGAGGCGGACGACCCGGCCTCCGGGCTGCCGCACGGCCGCCAGCTGGGCGTGAACATCCCGCGCACGGTCGCGCCCGGCCTGTGGGGCGGATACGCCGAGCACCTGTTCGTGCCGCGCGAGGCGGTGGTGCACCGGCTTCCCGATGCGCTTCCCTGGCAGCGCGCCGTGCTGACCGAGCCGCTCGCCGTCGCCTGCCGCGCCATCGCGCGGGGGCGGGTGGCGCCGGGCGAGTCCGTGATCGTGATCGGGCCGGGCCCGGTCGGCATTCTCGCCGCCGCTGCCGCCCGGTCGGCTGGCGCAGGACGCGTGATCGTCGTCGGCACCCGCGCGAACCGGCTAGAGCTCGCGATGCGGTTCGGCGCGGACGCCGTGGTGAACTCCCGCGAGACCGACCCGGTGGCTGCGGTCACCTCCGAGCTCGGTGGACGCCTGGCCGACGTGGTCATCGAGATCGCGGGAGCCACCGCTGCGCAGCAGCAGGCCGTACGGCTGGTGCGGCGCGGAGGGCGCGTGGTGCTCGCCGGTGCGTGCGGTGCGAACGCTCCGGTGACCTTCCTCGCCGACGAGGAGCTGCTGACCCGCGAGATCGACCTGCTGCCGTCGTTCCTGTCAGCCGGAGGCTTCGAGCCGGCCATCCGGATGCTCGAACGCGGCGACTTCGACTACGAGTCCCTGGTGACCCACCGGTTCGGGCTCGGTGAGGTGCGTGCGGCGTACGACGTGATCGACCGGCGTGACGGCGGAGTGCTGAAAGCCGTGATCGACCCCGGCGTGAGCGTGGTCTCGCGATGA
- a CDS encoding SDR family oxidoreductase, whose amino-acid sequence MTGERAGRAGRFGGRVVAVSGTTSGIGRGIASTLAAEGATVFGLDVEPGGIGEHIPCDVSNADSVANAAADLLALSGGRIDHVVANAGIRGSDTAAEELPIAEFDAVLAVNLRGVFLTLQAFAPAMLAAGRGSMVAVASMSGNRVVNVPQRTVHYNTAKAGVTAMVRTLAVEWGTRGVRVNTVSPGYVSTPFLDGDSALHAQWLPNTVPGRFATIEEIAAGTLYLLSDDAGYCYGTDLLIDGGYSLR is encoded by the coding sequence ATGACCGGCGAGCGGGCCGGACGGGCCGGGCGGTTCGGCGGGCGCGTTGTCGCCGTCAGCGGCACCACGAGCGGCATCGGGAGGGGCATCGCCTCCACGCTGGCCGCCGAGGGCGCGACGGTGTTCGGGCTCGACGTCGAACCGGGAGGGATCGGCGAGCACATCCCCTGCGACGTCTCCAACGCGGACAGCGTCGCCAATGCGGCGGCCGACCTGCTCGCGCTCAGCGGAGGGCGGATCGACCACGTGGTCGCCAACGCGGGCATCCGCGGGTCGGACACGGCCGCCGAGGAGCTTCCGATCGCGGAGTTCGACGCGGTGCTCGCGGTGAACCTGCGCGGGGTGTTCCTGACCCTGCAGGCGTTCGCGCCCGCCATGCTCGCGGCGGGGCGAGGGAGCATGGTGGCCGTCGCATCCATGTCGGGCAACCGGGTGGTGAATGTGCCGCAACGCACGGTGCACTACAACACGGCGAAGGCGGGAGTGACGGCGATGGTGCGCACGCTCGCCGTCGAGTGGGGCACGCGCGGCGTTCGGGTCAACACGGTCTCCCCCGGCTACGTCTCCACGCCCTTCCTCGACGGCGACAGCGCCCTGCACGCGCAGTGGCTGCCGAACACGGTGCCTGGACGCTTCGCGACCATCGAGGAGATCGCGGCAGGCACCCTCTACCTCCTGTCCGACGACGCAGGGTACTGCTACGGCACCGACCTGCTGATCGACGGCGGATACTCCCTGCGCTGA
- a CDS encoding helix-turn-helix domain-containing protein gives MLNPTTQAVNPTMQPGQTIQPGQTTQPGQGTQATGQPRANRVTTSIARNFSEFRTAVSESFVPLHVTSSRPDPFWGRIRSAGADEVHVSEVSAAEHVVERTPELIARSDRHYFKLSLQLSGTGLLIQDNREAVLQPGDLAVYDTHRPYSLVFDDDFRTMVVMFPKHLIDLPADVVAQLTAVKMSGKSGVGSIIVPFLAQLVGNLEQLNGATGARLAHSALDLVTTMFANELDVTSGPGNPHQALMQRIRGYIDANLASTDLGPTQIAAAHFISTRHLHGLFREQGTTVSSWIRTRRLERCRRDLLNPLYGDRPVAAIAARWGFVDAAHFSRVFKATYAESPSELRASGRAA, from the coding sequence GACCATGCAGCCTGGCCAGACCATCCAGCCCGGCCAGACCACGCAGCCCGGCCAGGGCACGCAGGCCACCGGTCAGCCGCGCGCCAACCGCGTGACCACATCCATCGCCAGGAACTTCAGCGAGTTCCGCACCGCGGTGTCCGAGTCGTTCGTGCCGCTACACGTGACCAGTTCGCGTCCCGACCCGTTCTGGGGGCGCATCCGGTCGGCGGGCGCCGACGAGGTGCACGTCTCCGAGGTCAGCGCCGCCGAGCACGTCGTCGAGCGTACGCCGGAGCTGATCGCGCGCTCCGATCGGCACTACTTCAAGCTGAGCCTGCAGCTGTCCGGCACCGGTCTGCTCATCCAGGACAACCGGGAAGCCGTGCTGCAGCCGGGCGATCTGGCGGTCTACGACACACACCGGCCGTACTCGCTGGTGTTCGACGACGACTTCCGCACGATGGTCGTCATGTTCCCGAAGCACCTCATCGACCTGCCCGCCGACGTGGTTGCCCAGCTCACCGCGGTGAAGATGAGCGGCAAGTCCGGCGTGGGCAGCATCATCGTCCCGTTCCTCGCGCAGCTGGTCGGCAATCTCGAGCAGCTCAACGGCGCGACGGGCGCCAGGCTCGCCCACAGCGCGCTCGACCTGGTGACGACGATGTTCGCCAACGAGCTCGACGTGACCAGCGGACCCGGCAACCCGCACCAGGCGCTGATGCAGCGCATCCGGGGCTACATCGACGCGAACCTGGCGTCCACCGACCTCGGTCCGACGCAGATCGCCGCAGCGCACTTCATCTCGACGCGGCACCTGCACGGGCTGTTCCGCGAACAGGGCACGACGGTGTCGTCGTGGATCCGCACCCGGCGGCTCGAACGCTGCCGGCGCGACCTGCTGAACCCGCTCTACGGCGACCGTCCCGTGGCCGCGATCGCCGCCCGCTGGGGGTTCGTGGACGCCGCACACTTCTCCCGGGTGTTCAAGGCGACGTACGCCGAGTCGCCGAGCGAACTGCGCGCCTCCGGTCGCGCCGCCTGA
- a CDS encoding MoaF C-terminal domain-containing protein: MTDIQHDQATHDPATDEWRTYDEFAAGIDTYRLPNTDLAGTALSLTLDDDSTLSLAFDTDAVTWTASGAIGSGGTDPYDAVAVRDDVVFVNLPLTSVEREAITVVYSTRTHRALVAHSVIGEEDVDGTPRVRQTFHAAVTDAGDPTGEAPAPSRDLIGKRNIYRYSPQHLYEHVYVSSQRYAWQCLEGVQRGHGDMDLSTVWKFADGLYLFCFREFRIAVASVWLHDLGYDLRTTGIFLGLNGAGESEHSRAGGHIYPLGSVSYPDAQPV, translated from the coding sequence ATGACGGACATCCAGCACGACCAGGCGACCCACGACCCGGCAACCGACGAGTGGCGCACCTACGACGAGTTCGCCGCGGGCATCGACACCTACCGGCTGCCGAACACCGACCTGGCGGGCACCGCGCTCTCGCTGACGCTCGACGACGACTCGACACTGTCGCTGGCGTTCGACACCGACGCAGTGACCTGGACCGCCTCCGGCGCCATCGGCTCCGGAGGGACGGACCCGTACGACGCTGTCGCGGTGCGCGACGACGTCGTCTTCGTCAACCTGCCGCTGACGAGCGTGGAGCGGGAGGCGATCACGGTGGTCTACTCGACACGGACGCACCGCGCGCTGGTGGCGCACTCGGTGATCGGCGAGGAGGACGTCGACGGCACCCCGCGGGTGCGGCAGACATTCCACGCGGCGGTGACCGATGCCGGCGATCCCACCGGGGAGGCGCCAGCTCCGTCCCGCGACCTGATCGGCAAGAGGAACATCTACCGCTACAGCCCGCAGCACCTCTACGAGCACGTCTACGTGTCGTCGCAGCGCTACGCCTGGCAGTGCCTGGAAGGCGTGCAGCGCGGGCACGGCGACATGGACCTCTCCACCGTGTGGAAGTTCGCCGACGGACTGTACCTGTTCTGCTTCCGCGAGTTCCGGATCGCCGTCGCCAGCGTGTGGCTGCACGACCTCGGCTACGACCTGCGCACCACGGGCATCTTCCTCGGGCTGAACGGCGCGGGCGAGTCCGAGCACTCCCGCGCGGGCGGCCACATCTACCCGCTCGGCTCCGTCTCGTACCCGGACGCGCAGCCGGTCTGA